In the genome of Ignavibacteriales bacterium, one region contains:
- a CDS encoding cytidylate kinase-like family protein, producing MKTIGAYEKCRQYIESHSHLKDDSERYITNQQLPFITISRETGAGADVVSELLVELLQTFDKKNSVHWTVFDKNLIEKVLEDHNLPKLVSRYMSEDKHSDLSAALHEMLGLQPSRWTLVHHTTKTIIQLARIGNVILVGRGANVITADFRNAVHVRLISPVENRINHVMEFYNLNRKDASEFIKREDVARRKYVLSNYFKDVEDPGQYHLVINTGLTGYEHASEIIFEFVKKKFSEVFWEND from the coding sequence ATGAAAACTATCGGGGCATACGAAAAATGCAGGCAGTATATCGAATCACATTCACATCTTAAAGACGATTCAGAGAGATACATAACCAATCAACAGTTGCCGTTCATTACAATTTCACGCGAAACAGGTGCGGGCGCTGATGTGGTGAGCGAATTACTTGTAGAATTATTACAAACTTTTGATAAAAAGAATTCCGTTCACTGGACTGTTTTCGATAAGAATCTTATTGAAAAAGTTTTGGAAGATCATAACCTGCCTAAACTTGTCAGCAGGTATATGAGTGAAGATAAACATTCTGATCTTAGTGCGGCTCTGCACGAAATGCTTGGGTTGCAGCCATCAAGATGGACACTTGTTCATCATACGACTAAAACAATTATTCAACTTGCACGGATTGGAAATGTGATCCTTGTCGGTAGAGGGGCTAATGTTATAACCGCTGATTTCAGGAACGCAGTTCATGTGAGATTAATATCACCGGTTGAAAATAGAATCAATCACGTTATGGAATTCTATAATCTCAACAGGAAGGACGCATCTGAATTTATTAAAAGGGAAGACGTTGCCAGAAGAAAATATGTTCTTAGCAATTACTTTAAAGATGTTGAAGATCCCGGACAATATCATCTTGTAATAAATACCGGATTAACAGGATATGAGCATGCTTCGGAAATAATTTTTGAATTTGTAAAGAAAAAATTTTCAGAGGTGTTTTGGGAAAACGATTAA
- a CDS encoding aldehyde dehydrogenase family protein, whose protein sequence is MMNLDKDLASIQEARTLAKKAYEAQQLFKDFSQEQVDKIIKAMAEAGYLASEKLAKLAVEESGFGKYEDKIIKNRFATKNVYESVKDLKSAGIIDIAENGKVIKIAVPMGVVCALVPSTNPTSTAMYKALISLKCRNAIVASPHPRTANCTYEALKILSDASIEAGAPAGLIQCMQNPTIEGTEALMHDKLIAVILATGSNPMVKAAYSSGKPAYGVGSGNVPAFIERTADYKKAVADIIYGTTFDNGTLCSSEQAMIVDLPLKEKVIEEAKSQGCYFVNADEKEKLANVVQKDFRINPDIVGKPAKFIADLAGFRVPDGTKVLVATCYDVGRKEPLSMEKLSPVLAFYTVDGWLEGCHKCIELLKFGGIGHTMVIHSNDEPIIMKFALEKPAFRILVNTVGSIGAVGYTTSLTPSMTLGPGTWGGSIISDNVSAKHLMNIKSLAFETEPINKGQSVTSFSKTKSAKTFSSSGSFMKEIEERLKARAGNKIISEPFKPQVKKDTPVQQTTEKDVKYGTGISRSEVDRIIRDFRIK, encoded by the coding sequence ATGATGAATCTTGATAAAGACCTCGCTTCAATCCAGGAAGCCAGAACCCTAGCAAAAAAAGCTTATGAAGCTCAACAACTGTTCAAAGATTTTTCACAGGAACAAGTTGATAAGATAATTAAAGCGATGGCAGAAGCCGGATATTTAGCTTCAGAAAAACTTGCTAAGCTTGCAGTTGAGGAAAGCGGCTTTGGTAAGTATGAAGATAAAATTATCAAGAACAGGTTCGCTACTAAAAATGTTTATGAGTCTGTAAAAGATTTAAAATCAGCCGGAATAATTGATATAGCAGAAAACGGAAAAGTTATAAAGATTGCTGTACCAATGGGAGTTGTCTGCGCGTTAGTTCCATCAACCAATCCTACATCTACTGCAATGTACAAAGCGCTGATATCTTTAAAATGCAGAAATGCAATCGTGGCAAGTCCTCATCCAAGAACTGCAAACTGCACTTACGAAGCATTGAAAATTTTGTCCGATGCTTCAATAGAAGCTGGTGCGCCTGCGGGATTAATTCAATGCATGCAAAATCCAACTATCGAAGGAACCGAAGCTTTGATGCATGATAAATTGATTGCTGTTATTCTTGCGACAGGAAGCAATCCAATGGTGAAAGCAGCGTACAGTTCAGGAAAACCCGCTTATGGAGTTGGTTCAGGAAACGTTCCGGCATTCATTGAACGAACAGCAGATTACAAAAAAGCTGTCGCAGATATTATTTACGGGACAACATTCGATAACGGTACTTTGTGTTCATCCGAGCAGGCAATGATTGTTGATCTTCCTTTAAAAGAAAAAGTAATTGAAGAAGCAAAATCACAAGGCTGTTATTTTGTCAATGCTGATGAAAAAGAAAAACTTGCAAACGTCGTTCAAAAAGATTTCAGAATAAATCCTGATATAGTCGGCAAGCCTGCAAAATTTATTGCGGACTTAGCAGGATTCAGAGTTCCTGATGGAACAAAAGTTTTAGTCGCAACCTGTTATGATGTCGGAAGAAAAGAACCATTATCAATGGAGAAACTTTCTCCGGTACTTGCATTTTACACGGTTGACGGCTGGCTAGAGGGGTGTCACAAATGTATTGAACTTTTAAAGTTTGGTGGTATTGGACACACAATGGTTATTCATTCAAACGATGAACCGATAATCATGAAATTCGCACTTGAAAAACCCGCATTCAGAATTCTAGTTAATACCGTGGGATCAATCGGCGCTGTAGGTTATACAACATCGTTAACACCATCAATGACTTTAGGACCCGGAACATGGGGCGGTTCAATTATCTCAGATAACGTGAGTGCTAAACACTTGATGAATATTAAAAGCCTGGCATTTGAAACCGAGCCGATTAACAAAGGGCAAAGTGTCACATCATTTTCAAAAACGAAATCTGCAAAAACATTTTCTTCATCCGGCAGTTTTATGAAGGAGATTGAGGAAAGATTAAAAGCACGGGCTGGAAATAAAATTATTTCCGAACCATTCAAACCACAGGTTAAGAAAGATACACCTGTTCAACAAACGACAGAGAAAGATGTTAAATACGGAACAGGAATATCCAGATCAGAAGTTGACAGAATCATTCGGGATTTCAGGATAAAATAA
- a CDS encoding LytTR family transcriptional regulator DNA-binding domain-containing protein: protein MSDKIRVLIVDDESLARQITKGYLAAYPHIEIIGECSNGFDAIKVIAEEKPDIVFLDIQMPKITGFEMLELIEDPPVIIFTTAYDHFAIKAFEVNAADYILKPFSEERFREALDKSFIHLRDRFQQKAVIKSLIDHNDQKEEKLERVVIKDGPKINIVPVDRIKFIEAQDDYVMIYTDESKYLKQKTMKFFEDHLDENMFIRIHRSYIINIDSIKHLELHEKDSYRIILKNEKHLPVSKTGLTKLKSIL, encoded by the coding sequence ATGTCAGATAAAATCCGCGTATTAATTGTTGATGATGAAAGTCTTGCCCGGCAGATAACCAAAGGTTATTTAGCAGCTTATCCGCATATCGAAATTATCGGTGAATGTTCAAACGGCTTCGACGCAATAAAAGTAATTGCTGAAGAAAAACCCGACATAGTTTTTCTTGATATTCAGATGCCAAAAATAACCGGGTTTGAAATGCTTGAACTTATCGAAGATCCTCCTGTTATAATTTTCACAACTGCTTATGATCATTTTGCAATTAAAGCTTTTGAAGTTAACGCCGCGGATTATATTCTTAAACCATTTTCTGAAGAGAGATTCAGGGAAGCCCTTGATAAATCATTCATACATTTGCGGGACAGGTTCCAGCAAAAAGCAGTTATAAAAAGTCTGATTGACCATAATGATCAGAAAGAGGAAAAGCTTGAAAGAGTTGTAATTAAGGATGGACCTAAAATAAATATCGTCCCTGTTGACCGTATCAAGTTTATCGAAGCACAGGACGATTATGTAATGATCTATACTGATGAAAGTAAATATCTAAAACAAAAGACAATGAAATTTTTTGAAGATCATCTTGACGAAAATATGTTTATAAGGATTCACAGATCATACATAATAAACATTGATTCAATAAAACATCTTGAACTTCATGAAAAAGATTCATACAGAATTATTCTGAAAAATGAAAAACACCTTCCCGTAAGTAAAACTGGTTTAACCAAACTCAAATCCATTCTTTAA
- a CDS encoding histidine kinase: MLSNPLLKNFRSVYLYLLFWVSLSVVYALLLYLVIGTTLSTALADSFVFNFILSFLGLSFWYPARFISFESNKVGKIFLAHLTGSVLASTIWLITGYYFITATLGLGETYSTFFYSTLSWRFIIGLLIYFLITSLYYIIIYYTGFHERILREADLRNLVTEAELKSLKFQINPHFIFNSLNSMSALTTLDPSKAKEMILKLADFLRYTLANNVRQTNKLSEELKNIRLYLEIEKIRFEDKFEYIEELAEDTKSIPVPNMILQPLFENAIKHAVYETLEKVTLKMNSVIENNFLKLTLENNFDPTAIAKKGAGVGIQNIKNRLELLYHQNNLIEVKKDEKTFSVILYIPLGENVI, encoded by the coding sequence ATGCTAAGTAACCCGTTATTAAAAAATTTCCGAAGTGTTTATTTATACCTGCTATTCTGGGTTTCGCTGTCTGTCGTTTATGCTTTACTGCTTTACCTTGTAATCGGAACAACTCTCAGCACTGCCTTAGCCGATAGTTTCGTATTTAATTTTATACTTAGTTTTCTTGGGCTAAGCTTCTGGTATCCGGCAAGGTTTATTTCCTTTGAATCTAACAAAGTCGGGAAAATATTTTTAGCGCATCTTACCGGCAGTGTACTTGCATCCACAATATGGCTTATCACAGGCTATTATTTTATTACTGCAACTCTTGGTTTAGGTGAAACATATTCGACTTTCTTTTACAGTACCTTAAGCTGGCGTTTTATTATAGGGCTTCTGATTTATTTTCTTATAACATCTCTTTACTATATCATAATTTATTACACTGGATTTCATGAAAGAATTTTGCGTGAAGCGGACCTTCGCAATCTTGTTACCGAAGCTGAATTAAAATCACTTAAATTTCAGATTAATCCTCATTTTATCTTCAACAGTCTAAACTCAATGAGCGCTTTAACAACACTTGATCCCTCAAAAGCCAAGGAAATGATTCTGAAACTTGCTGACTTTTTAAGATATACACTCGCTAACAACGTTCGTCAGACAAATAAGCTAAGTGAAGAGTTAAAGAACATCCGTCTTTATCTTGAGATAGAAAAGATAAGATTTGAAGATAAGTTTGAATACATCGAAGAACTTGCAGAGGATACAAAATCTATTCCTGTACCGAATATGATATTACAGCCACTGTTTGAGAACGCAATAAAGCATGCTGTATATGAAACACTTGAAAAAGTAACATTGAAAATGAACAGTGTGATTGAAAATAATTTTTTAAAGTTGACACTTGAAAATAATTTTGATCCCACAGCAATTGCTAAAAAAGGCGCCGGTGTTGGTATTCAGAATATTAAAAACAGACTTGAGCTTCTCTACCATCAGAATAATCTTATCGAAGTAAAAAAGGACGAAAAAACATTCAGCGTAATTTTATATATTCCGCTTGGTGAAAATGTTATTTAA